The Nocardioides ochotonae genome segment TCCGTGTCGTACGACGAAGTCGCGGGTCGATCGCCCGGCGATCGTGATGCGGTTCCCAGGGCCGTGCGCGTGGATCCGACAGGACGCGGACCAGGGGACGGCGAGTCCCGGGAGGTGGTGCTTGGCACCGATGCTAGCGCGATGCCACCTCCGGAGCACAACCGGCTCGCAGAGCCACGCGGAGCATGTCGTAGCCGCGCAGGATCCGGGTCGGGCGTCGGACCCCCGCCTCCACGGTCAGCGCAGGGAAGCGCCGGGTCAGCGTCTCCAGACCGACCTGGCCCTCCATCCGGGCCAGCGACGCTCCAAGGCAGTAGTGGCGCCCGGAGGAGAAGGAGACGTGCTCTCGGGCCTTGGCCCGGGTCACGTCGAAGCGCGCGGGGTCCGCGAACACCTCCGGGTCGCGGTTGGCCGCGGCCAGCAGCGCGGTGATCACCGACCCGGCCGGCACCTCCACCCCGGCGAGCACGGTGTCGCGGGCGGCGACTCGGCCGGTGAGCAGCACCGGCGGGTCCAGGCGCAGGACCTCCTCGACCGCGTCGAGCCAGCGCTCCGGCTGCTGGCCCAGCAGCTCGCGCTGCTCGGGGTGGGCGGCCAGCAGCGCGACGCCGTTGCCGAGCAGGTTGACGGTGGTCTCGAAGCCGGCCGCCAGCACCAGCCCGGCGGTGGAGCGCAGCTCGGTGTCGGTGAGCCCTCCGCTACCGTCGTCGTGCTGCGCGGCCACCAGCTGGCTGAGCAGGTCCTCCCCCGGCGCGCGGCGTACCTGCTCGAGGCGGTGGGTCAGCCAGGCCTCGAAGTCGCGCAGCGCGGCCTCGACAGCGTGGAAGCGCGACCAGGACAGGCCCAGGTCCAGGCTCGGCGCGGCGGCGCTGCCGAGCCGCAGGACCACGTCGCGCTCCTGCGCGGGCACGCCGAGGATGTCGGCGATGACGGTGACCGGCAGCAGCGCGCAGTACGCCGGGACCAGGTCGAGGCTCGGCTCGGTGCGGGCCCGGCGCTCGAGGTCGTCGGCGAGCCGCTCGGCGATCTCGCGGGTCCGCTCGGTGAGGTCCTGCACGGCGCGCGCCGAGAACACCCGGGTCACCAGCTTGCGGTACCGCGTGTGGTCGGGGGGCTCGGTGACGAGCAGCGACGGCGGCGAGAGCGGCCCGAGCGGCGCGTCGGCGTACCCCCACTCGGCCAGCCGGGCGAGCGGTCCCCGGGCCGGCGCGACCGCGACGCCGGAGCGCAGGTCGGGGCTGCCGAGCACCTCACGGACCACCGCGTGGGAGGAGGTGACGTGGGCGAACCGGCTGCGGGTCAGCGGACCCGCCCGGCGTACCTCCTCGGCGATGCTCCAGAACTCCTCCCCGCCCGCACCGCTGTGCACCACCAGCCGGGCGTGCAGGTCGCCGCGGCGGGCCGCGAGCGTCATCGCCGTGCGGGGCAGCGCGTGGCCCAGGCCCCACCGCACCGACGCGCGCGTCCGGGCGAGGGGCGGACTAACCTGTGCCACAGGTACCTCCCATATCGGTACGTTGCCGTACCAACTACCGTACGGCGGAGGGCCCGACACGGCAAGGAGTCCCGATGACCCACGCTGACCCCGCACCCGCCACCTCTCCCCCCGCGGAGCACCGTGCCCGCCTGCTCGCGGCGATGGCCGAGGCGCTGCGCGACAACCCGTTCGCCGAGGTCACCGTGTCGGAGGTCGTGCGCCGCGCGCGCACCTCGCGCCGCACCTTCTACCAGCACTTCGCCGACCGCGACGCCTGCCTGGTCGCCCTCCTGCAGGACCGCAACACCCAGACCGTCGCCAGCATCGAGGCCGCGATCGACTCCTCGCTGCCGCTGACCGAGCAGGTCGTGCAGGCGGTGAGCGCCTGGGTGGAGGAGGTCGCCGCCGACCCCGGGCTGACCCTCGCCTGGATCCGGGAGGTCCCGGCGCTGGGTGCCGCCGGGCGCGAGCTCACCCGGATGGCCAACGACTCCTTCGCCTCCCTGATCGCCCGGGTGGCCGAGGAGGCGGGCGCCGGCGAGCTGTTCGCGGCCCGCGCACCGCTCGCCCTGGTGCTGATCGGTGGGCTGCGCGAGCTGGTCGCCCGGGCGGCCGAGGACGGCGACGACGTACGCCAGCTGCGCGAGACCGCGATCCTGGCCGCGCTCTCCCTGCTGGGCGCCGACTGACCTGCCGGTGAGCCCGGCCCTGGTCCGATGCCGGGTCCGGCCCGGGTCCGATGGCGGTGGACGCCCGGGACACCGCCGCCCATGATCGGGAGATGGGTCCGCCCCCGCGGGATCTCGACACCTACTGGGCCACACCGGCCGACACGGTCCTTCGCTCGCTGGAGGTGACCGAGGCCGGGTTGTCCGCACAGGAGGCCGCGCGGCGCCTCGACGAGGTCGGCCCGAACCGGCTGGCAGAGGCCCGGCACGGCAGCTGGCTGCGGACGCTCGGTCAGCAGTTCGCCGACCCGGTGATCCTCATCCTCGTCTTCGCCAGCCTGGTCTCGATCGTGCTGCGCGACGTCACCGACGCCGCGATCATCCTCACCATCGTGGCCCTGAGCGGACTGCTCGGGTTCTACCAGGAGCACCGCGCCTCGGTGGAGATGCAACGGCTGCTCGCCCTGGTGCAGGTGCATGCGGACCTGCGCCGCGACGGCACCGACGTCGAGGTCGCCGTCGAGGAGGTCGTGCCCGGCGACGTCGTCGTCCTCAAGGCCGGGGACGTCGTGCCCGGCGACTGCCGGATGCTCGACGCCGACGCGCTCCAGGTGGACCAGGCGCCGCTGACCGGCGAGACCTTCCCCCAGCACAAGCACCCCGAGCCGGTGCGCGCCGACACGGTGCTGGCCGAGCGGCACGACGCGCTGTTCCTCGGCTCGCACGTCGTGAGCGGTCGCGGGCTCGCGGTGGTGGTGCGCACCGGCGCGCGCACCGAGCTGGGCCGGCTGTCGGGACGACTGGAGGAGAGCGCCCCGACCACCGGGTTCGAGCGCGGCGTGCGGGGCTTCGGGCTGCTGCTCGCCCGGGTCACCTTCGTGCTGGGCCTGGTGATCTTCGGCCTCAACCTGGGCCTGGACCGGCCGTTCGCCGAGTCGCTGCTGTTCTCCCTCTCCCTCGCGGTCGGGCTGACCCCGCAGATGCTGCCGGCGATCGTGGCGGTCAGCCTGGCCGTCGGCGCGCGGCGGATGGCGTCCGAGCGGGTGATCGTGCGCCGCCTGGACGCCATCGAGGACTTCGGCGCGATGGACGTGCTGTGCACCGACAAGACCGGGACGCTCACGGAGGGGACCGTCCGGCTGCACGCGGCGCTGGACGCCGCCGGCACCCCGAGCGAGGAGGTGCTCGCGCTCGCCGCGCTCAACGCGGGGCTGCAGGGCGGGTATGCCAACCCCATCGACGCCGCCGTCGTGGCCGCCCGCGCCCCGGACCCGGCGTACGCCGCGGTGGACGAGGTGCCCTACGACTTCACCCGCAAGCGGCTCGGCGTGCTCGTCGAGGGCCCCGACGGCCGTCGTCTGGTCTGCAAGGGCGCCTACGACTCGGTGATCGGGGTCTGCGTCCCCGAGACGCCCCACGCCGAGCTGGACGCCCGGTTCCGCGAGCTCAGCGACGCGGGCCACCGGGTGCTGGCGCTCGCTCAGCGCGAGCTGCCCGGGGTCGACACCGTCACGGCCGAGGACGAGCGGGACCTGGTGTTCGCCGGGTTCCTCGTGCTCACCGACCCGCCCAAGCAGGACGCCGCCCCGGTCCTGCGCGAGCTGGCCGCCGCCGGCATCAGCGTCCGGATGATCACCGGCGACAACCAGCGGGTGGCCGCACACGTCGCCGGCGAGGTCGGCCTGGACCCGGCCGGGCTGCTGACCGGCGCGGGCATCGACCGGCTGGAGGAGGACCAGCTGGTCTCGCAGGCACGCGAGACCCAGGTCTTCGCCGAGGTCGACCCGGCGCAGAAGGAGCGGATCATCCGGGCGCTGCGCTCCGGCGGCGCCACGGTCGGCTACCTCGGCGACGGGATCAACGACGCCGGTGCCCTGCACCTCGCCGACGTCGGCATCTCGGTGGATACCGCCGTGGACGTGGCCAAGAGCGCGGCCGCGATCGTGCTGATGGACAAGGACCTCGCGGTCCTGGAGCACGGCGTCCGGCTCGGCCGCCAGACCTTCGCCAACACGTTGAAGTACATCACCACGACCGTCAGCGCGAACTTCGGCAACGTGGCGAGCATGGTGGTCGCCTCGGCGTTCCTGCCGTTCCTCCCCCTGCTCCCCCGGCAGATCCTGCTGCTCAACTTCCTCTCCGACATCCCCAGCACCACGCTCGCCGCCGACCACGTCGACGCCGAGCAGCTCGAGCGGCCGCAGCGCTGGGACATCGGGTTCATCCGGGACTTCATGGTGCTGTTCGGCCTGCTCAGCACCGCCTTCGACCTGCTGACCTTCGCGGTGCTGCTGCAGGTCTTCGACGCCGGCTCGACGTTGTTCCGCTCCGCCTGGTTCGTCGGGTCGACCCTGACCGAGCTGGCCGTCCTGCTCGTGCTGCGCACCCGCCGGCCGGCGTACCGCAGCCGCCCGGGCAGGGCCCTGCTGATCACCTCCGGCGTGGTCGCGGTCGTGACCATCGCGATCCCCTACTCCACCGGCGCCTCCCTGCTCGGCCTGCGTCCGCTGCCCGCCGCCGTGCTGGGGTCCCTGGTGCTGATCACGCTGGCCTACGTCGTCGCCGCCGAGGCGACCAAGCACTCCTTCTACCGCGCCGCGGCACGGCGTGCCGAGCGCCCGCGACCCGCCACGCTCCCGCCGGCAGCCCGGGCCATGCGGCGCCGGCTGCGCCAGTCCGCGCGCGAACACAGCGGGTGACGCGGCAGCGGGTGACCGGGCCGGGCCGGGCCGGCCCGCCCTCACCGCGCGAGGCCGCCCCGCGGCGTCCGATCGGCGTGGCGGCCCACCCGTCCCGGCGTGCCGTGGTGTCGCCGTTCTGCGTCGTGCTGCCAGGTCGGGACCAGCACGCGGGTGACGAACGCCGCCAGCGCAAGGGCGGCCAGGATGACACTCAGGGTCAGCATCGTCGTCTCGCCTTCAGACAGGACGTCTCTCGACGTCGTACCAACCGAGCCCCGCTGCTGAGGATCGGCTTCCCCCTGTCACCCGTTCGAGCGCGGCACGATCTCGCCCGTCCGGGTGACGCGCGGGCGGAGCGTCCCGGACGGTCTCGCGACCGGGGCGGAAATACAGGAACGGCCGGCGAGATCCTCGCCGGCCGTTCGTGTCTTCGGTGGAGCTGAGGGGATTCGAACCCCTGACCTTCTCATTGCGAACGAGACGCGCTACCAACTGCGCCACAGCCCCATCGCGTCGTGATGACGCGGGCGAAACGTTAGCACCCGCTCCCCCGGGCCAGCCAATCGGCCCGAGGCGAGGAGCGGGTCAGGACCCGAAGGCCCGCTGGCTGTCGCCCTCGGTGCGGGCCGCGCGCTCGGCACGCTCGGCGTCCGCGGCCTCGCGGGCGATCTGGCTGTCGGCGTCGGTGCGACCCGAGGTCCACACGCCGGTGTCGTCGAGGTCGATGGTGCGCACCGAGCGGCGCGCCGCCGCGGGCTTCGAGACGTACGTCGGGAGGGTGACCGGCACCGGGTCCCAGAGGCCGGTCTCGGCGTCGGGGGTGACGGTCACGACGCTGAACTCCTCGGTGCTCTCGCCGGGCGCCTCGTGGTCGGCCTCCTCGGCCGTCGCGGACACCAGGGGAGCCTGCTCGGGCTCGGCCGGCGACTCCTCGGCCGCCGCCGAGACGGGGGCAGCGGGACGCGCGACGCGCGCGGAGAGGCCGCGCTCCTGGCGCACCATCAGCCGGCACGCGACCAGCCAGGCCACGAGGACGGCCACGGGGGCGGCGACCCACCACCACGAGATCACCGAGAACGACGCGAGCCCGATGACCACGGCGTTGGCGCCGAGGATCGCGACCAGCACCCGGCGACGACGGGCCGCGGCGCGGTTGGCGGCCTCGCGGCGCGCGCGGCGCTGCGCGGGGGTGAGTACGACGGGGGCCGCAGCGGGCACCTCGACCGAGGGAGCGGAGGGAGTCGAGGACCCCGAGGGCTTGATCGCCACGACCGGCGCGGAGGGCGTGCGGCCCGGAGTGAGCACCGTGCGGGAGCCACGGTCCACGGGCTCACGGCGCGCCAGCACCCGCATGGTGTCGGAGAACCGCTCCACCGAGCGGCTGCGGACCGCCTCGTCGTGGTGCTTGAGCGCCTTCGGGACGAGATAGACCGCCCACGCCACAGCCAGGGCGAGGAAGATGAGTGCGCTCGGGTTCACGAGTCAAGAGCCTAGGAGCGCGGCCCCACCGACTTCCGGAGATCGGCAGGTGTGTCGCAAAACTACTGGTGAGGCTCCTGTGACTGGCCGACATTTCTCGGGCCCGTCTCGCCCACCGGACATCCGAAAGCCCCCGAGCAGCCCGGGGCGACCTGCCGGAGCTCAGGACTTGTCGAGCCGGTCCAGCATCGAGCCCCGGCGCTCCTCGCGGGTGATCGCGTAGAGCCGGTGGTCGCGCCAGTCGCCGTCGATGTGCAGGTAGCGCGGCGCGAGCCCGTACTCGTGCAGCCCGAGCTTCTCCACCACCCGCAGCGAGTTGGAGTTCTCGGGGCGGATCGCGATCTCGATGCGGTGCAGCCCCAGCGGTCCGAAGCAGTGGTCGATGACCATCGCGACCGCGCGCGGCATGATCCCGCGCCCGGCGACCTCGCGGTCCAGCCAGTAGCCGATCGAGGCGAACTGCGCCGACCCGCGCACGACGTTGTTGACCGTCACCTGCCCGACGAAGCGGTCGTCCACGTCGATGGCGAAGGGGTACGTCGTGCCCTGCCGCGCCTGACGGTGCAGCGTCCGCACCAGGGCGCGGTACGACGTGGGGCGGGCGTCGGCGCCCGGCGGCACGGTGGCGTCCCAGCGCACCAGCCACGCGGCGTTGCGCGAGCGGACCTCGCGCCAGGCGTCGCGGTCACGCAGCGACAGCGGGCGCAGCAGCACCGGCCCGGAGCTCAGCCGCACCGGCCAGGCCACGCCGGCGGACGGCGAGACCCGCGCGCCGCTCAATGGTCGCTCCCCACGACCTGCTCGGCCGCGTGCACCAGCACCGGCTCGAGCACCGCGAGGCCGTCCTTGACCCCACCCCGCGAGCCGGGGAGGTTCACCACCAGGCACTCCCCCACGACCCCGGCGAGACCCCGGGAGAGCACCGCGGCGGGCACTCCCTGGGCGACCCCGTGGGCGCGGATCGCCTCGGCGATGCCCGGCACCTCGCGGTCCAGCAGCTCCCGGGTCACCTCGGGGGTCCGGTCGGTCGGGGTGAGGCCGGTGCCGCCGGTGGTCAGCACGACCCGGGCGCCGGCGTCGAGCGCCGCGCGGATCGCCGTACCGACCGGTGCGCCGTCGGGCACCACGGCCGGCTCACCGGTGGTGAACCCGAGGCGGCGCAGCGCGTCGCGGATCAACGGGCCGGTGGTGTCCTCGTAGACACCCGCGGCGGCCCGGTTGGAGGCGACGACGACGGCGGCGGGGAGCCCGCGGGCCTCCCCTTGGGTGCCCGCGTCGGGGCCGCTGCTCACGCGCGGCTCCAGTCGCCGGACCGGCCGCCGGACTTGGCCTCCACGCGGATGTCGGTGATCACGGCGCCCTTGTCGACGGCCTTGACCATGTCGACCACCGTGAGGGCGGCGACCGAGACGGCGGTGAGCGCCTCCATCTCGACGCCGGTGCGGTCGGTGGTGCGCACCGTCGCGCGGATCGCGACCGCGTCGTCCTCGACGTCGAGGTCGACGGTGACACCCGAGATCGCCAGCGGGTGGCACAGCGGCACCAGGGCGGGTGTCTGCTTCGCGGCCATGATCCCCGCGACCCGGGCGACCCCGAGCGCGTCACCCTTCGGCACGCCCTCGCCGCGCAGCAGCGCGACCACGTCCGCGGAGACCAGGACGCGCCCGGAGGCGGACGCCGTACGCGCGGTCACCTCCTTGGCGGAGACGTCGACCATGCGCGCCGCGCCGGTCTCGTCGACGTGGGTCAGCTGGGCCGGGCGGTCGGTCATGGGGTCCTCCAGGGGACGAGGCGGGAAACGCCGGGACTCAGCGCTCGGTGTCCAGCGGGATCACGTCGACCCGCTCGCCCGCGGCGATCATGGTGGCGTCCTCGGGGACCACGATCAAGGCGTTGGCCGAGGCCAGCTCGCCGATCATGTGCGAGCCCGCGCCGCCGACCGGCGCGACCGAGGCCCCGCTGCTCTCGACGACGTACTCGGCACGCAGGAACTGCCGCTTGCCGGCGGGCGAGGCGACCGACCGGGTCAGCCGGGCCGGGACGGTGGGGCGCACCGGCGGCTCCATCCCCATCAGCCGGCGCAGCGCCGGCAGCACGAAGAGCTGGAAGGAGACGTAGGAGGAGACCGGGTTGCCCGGCAGCGTGAAGATCGGGGTGCGGTCCTCACCGACGAACCCGAAGCCCTGCGGCTTGCCCGGCTGCATCGCGACGCCGCCGAACCAGACGCCCGTGGGCGCGAGCGCCTCCTTGACGACGTCGAAGTCGCCCTGGGAGACGCCGCCGGAGGTCACCACGACGTCGGCGCGGACCAGCTGGTCCTCCAGCGCCTCGAGGAACGCCGCCGGCTCGTCGGGGACGATCCCGACCCGGTAGGCCAGCGCCCCGGCACGGCGCGCGGCGGCGGCCAGGAGGAAGGAGTTGCCGTCGTAGATCGAGTCGTGGCCCAGGGGCGTGCCGGGCTCGCGCAGCTCGGAGCCGGTGGAGAGCACAACGACGCGGGGGCGCGGGCGCGAGCGCACGGTGGCGCGGCCCAGCGAGGCCAGCAGCCCGAGGTGGCGCGGGCCCAGGACGGTGCCGTGCTCGACGACGAGGTCGCCGATCGAGACGTCCTCGCCGGCCGGGCGCACGTGCTGACCGCGCGCGGGGGCCCGGTCGATGCGGACCTGGGCGACACCGCGGTCGGTCCACTCATAGGGCACCACCGCGTCGGCGCCGGCCGGCACCGGGGCGCCGGTCATGATCTTGGCCGCGGTCCCGGGCGAGAGCGCGAGCAGCTGGGCGTTGCCGGCCCCGATCTCCCCCACCACCGGCAGGTGCACGGGGGCGTCGGCGCTGGCGCTGGCGACGTCGCGGTGCACCACGGCGTACCCGTCCATCGCGGAGTTGTCGAACGACGGCAGCGCGACCTCGGCGACGACGTCCTCGGCGCAGGCGAGGCCGAGCGCGTCCATCAGCGGCTGCGGGTGGTCCGGCAGCGGTCGCAGGTCGCGCAGCACCCGGTCGAGGTGCTCCTCGACGCTGACCAGCCGGTCCGCGGGCGCGGGGGCGTTGCCGGACTCGTTCGTCGCGTCGCTCACGCGCGGCTCAGCTCTCGGCCGCGAGGACGGTGCCCGGCTCGACGCGGCGGGCGGACTCGGCCTTGACCTCCACGTCGCCGACCACCTCCACGCCCTTGCCGAAGGTGACGTCGCCGTCGACGCGGAAGGCGCTGGCCTTGCGCAGCGAGGGCGCGCCCTCGGGGAAGCGCTTGTCGAACTCGCCGACCAGCTTGAAGAACCCGGTGTCGAGGTCGATGAAGGGCACCTGCGCGGCGGACTGGTCGAGCACGAAGTCGTCGCGGATGTCGTAGACGTCGGAGCGCAGCACCAGCAGGTCGTTGGTGGTCTTCACCGGGATGAACCGGTCGCGACCGACCTCGATCAGCCGGGAGCCCTCGAACACCTCGATCGCGGCACCCATCGCCGTCTCGATCTGGACCACCTCGGGGCTCGAGGGGTCGCCGGGGTCGACGGTCTTGACGTTGCGGATCATCGGCAGCCCGAGGATGCCGGAGCGCTCGTCGAGGGTGCGCTGCATGGCCTGCAGGTCGAACCAGAGGTTGTTGGTCGAGCAGAAGCGGTGCCGGCCGAGGTCGGCGAGCGCGTCCTTGTCGGCGTCGAGGGTCTGCGCGCTCTCGCGCAGCACGATCCGCCCGTCGCTGAGGCGGCGTGCGAAGTGGCCGCCCTTGCGGTCGGAGGGAGTACGACGTACCGCCTCGATCGCGAACGGCGCGCCGCTCTGGGCGAACCAGCCCGCGACCCGGGCGTCCGGGACGGCGCCGAGGTTGTCGGAGTTGGAGACGAAGACGTAGCGGTAGCCCGCCTCGATGAGTCGCTCGAGCAGGCCGGTGCCGCGCAGCGCGGTGTAGATGTCGCCGTGGCCGGGCGGGCACCACTCGAGGTCCCGGTCGGCCGGCCAGTTCGCCGGGGTGAGGTCCTTGGTGAGGAGCTTGGGCTCCTTGTTCTGGAGGAACTCCAGCGGCAGGCCCTCGACCGGCAGGTCCTCGTAGCGGGTCAGCGCGGCCATCGTGTCCGCCGACGTGCGGAAGCTGTTCATGAAGATCAGCGGCAGCGTGGCGTCGTACTGCTGGCGCAGGTGGAGCACCTGGCGGGCGATGATGTCGAGGAACGAGAGCCCGCGACGCACGCACAGCAGCGACTTGGCGCGGTCCATGCCCATCGAGGTCCCGAGGCCGCCGTTGAGCTTGATCACCGCCGTGTGTCGCACCGCCTCGGCGGCGACGTCGTCGGGGACCTCGACGTCCGCGAGAGCCTCCATGTCGACCGGCTCGATGGTCGACTCGGGGATCATCCCGGTCTCGCCGTGCTCGAGCAGCCGGTAGTAGTGGGCGAACGTCTCGATCGCCACCTCGTCCACTCCGGCGGCCATCATCTTCTCGCGCGCCTGTGTCAGGCCTGCACTACCCATGGGGCGATCGTAGGCTCGCCGTGTGCCCGAGCCACAAATTCCTCCCAGAATCCCACCGGTCGGCGCGGCGGCCGCCAAGACCGCCGTGCGCGATCGCCTGCTCACGGCACGCCGGCGCCTGCCGCTGACCGAGATCGGCGCGGCCGCGCGCGCGATCGCCGGACACCTCGTCGAGACCCCGGAGGTGGCGCGGGCCGCGACCATCGCGGCGTACGTCTCGGTGGGCACCGAGCCCGGCACCACCGCGCTGCTCGAGGCGCTTACCCAGGCCGGACGCCGGGTGATCCTGCCGCGCCTGATGCCCGACGGCGACCTCGACTGGGGCACCTGGCGCGGCGAGCAGTCCCTCGCCCCCGCGAAGCTCGGACTGCTCCAGCCCGAGGACTCCCTCGGCGTCGCGGCGATCGCCACCGCCGACGCGGTGCTCGTGCCCGGACTGGCGGTCGGCGAGCACGGGATGCGCCTGGGCCGCGGCGGCGGGTCCTACGACCGGGCGCTGGGCCGGGTGCCAGCCGGCACCTTCACCTGTGTGCTGCTGTACGACGACGAGGTCGGCATCGACGTCCCCGCCGAGCCCCACGACCGCCCGGTCCGTGCCGCTTGCTCGCCGGCGGGGTTGGTGCGGTTCTAGGACGGTCGACCGAGCGGGACCGTTGGTAGGGCAGGGCCGTGGGTCGAGCTTGTCGAGACCGCGGTGGAGAAGCCCTTGTCGTCGAACGTGCGTTCGACTAGAACGCCGCTGCCAAGCGGGCGGAGGTCGACGTCCTGGAGGCCGCTGTGGTGTGGGCGGCGATGCACCCGGAGGAGTCGGTGGTCGAGGCGCCTTCCACGGGCTCGGTCTTCGGCGAGGTCGCCGTTCCGCTCGCGGGTGAGGGCACGCCGTTGGTCGCGGAGTTCGCGCCGATGGAGTTCGGTGCCGCGCTGGGCATGTCGACCGACGGCGCGCGGGCGCTGGTCGGTGATGCGCTGGAGCTGGCGCACCGGCTGAAGCGGACCTGGCAGCTGGCGCGTGCGGGCAAGGTGCCGCTGTGGAAGGCGCGGCGGCTGGCGCAGCTGACCACCTCCCTGCCGATGGAGGGCGCAGAGTTCGTCGACCGCCAACTCGCCGGCTTCGTGGGCAAGATCAGCTGGGCCGCGATCGAGCGCCTCGTCGACCAGGCCCGCGTCGCCTACGACCCCGAGGGCGCGGAGAAGGACCGCCTCGCCGCCGCCGACGGCCGGCGCTTCGACGTGCACACCCGCGAGGCCAGCCACGACGGCACCGTCCACGTCGAAGGGCTCCTCGACCTCACCGACGCGATCGACCTCGACACCGCGATCCGCCAGGGCGCCGACGAGCTCTCCACCCTCGGGTCCACCGAGTCGTTGGACGTGCGCCGCTCGATGGCCGCCGGCGAGCTCGCCCGACGGCAGCTCGCCTTCGACCTGCGCACCGAAGCTGGCAGCGCCACCGAGGGCACCGCGTCGGTCGTGAAGCCGAGGCAGGTGGTCATCCACGTCCACCTCTCCCACGCCGCGATCAGCCGTGACGAGGCCGGCTTCGCCAGCATCGAGGAGACCCGCTCCATCGTCTCCACCGAGCAGGTCCGCGACTGGTGCGCCAGCCCCGACGCTCACGTGACCATCAAGCCGGTCATCGACCTCGAGGCCCATCACCACACCGACGCCTACGCGATCCCCGACCGACTCGTCGAGCAGACCCGGCTGGGCCAGCCGGTGTGCGCCTTCCCGTGGTGCGAACGACCAGCCCGCCGCTGCGACACCGACCACGTCACCGCCCACGGTGATGCTGGCCCGACGTGCAGCTGCAATCTGGCCCCGTTGTGCCGGCGCCACCATCGCGCCAAGACCCACACGGCGTGGACCTACGACAAGACCGACGCCGCCACCTATCTCTGGCGATCCCCGCACGGGCTCCACCTCGTGAAGGATCACGGCACCACGAGCCTCGTCGCCGCGCACCCGCCGGACGAGTAGATCCACCGCCCCGAACCCCGTCAGCACCCAGCCGGCGGGGCCGCACCGCTGCGTGGGCCTCAGCAAACTCGACCAAGGGGCGCGGCGCTCAGCCCTCGTCGTCCTCGACCGCCTTGAGCACCAGCCGGTGCTCGGCGGCGTCCTCGACGGCGTCGACCTCGAAGGGCCAGGGGATGGTCTCGCCGCGGGCCCAGAGGTCGGTCTGGTCGGTGTAGTGCTTGCTCGCGGGGTGGCCGGAGACGCCGGTGAGGCTGATCCAGCGGGACTCGTCGAGGTCGGCGAGGGAGACGACCATCCGCATCGACGGCGCGGCGGTGACCTCGAAGCCCTCGGCGGCGTCCCAGGCGGTGGCGTCGACCGTCGAGCTGCCGCCGCCGACCTGCCAGCCGCCGCGGTTGACCAGGCGTTCGACCACTCCGATGCCGGACTCGCCGAGCGACGGGGAGCGCAGCTCGAGGCGGTGCAGCTGCCCCCACCGCCACGCCTCGGGGTCGCTGTCGGAGAGTCGGGTCAGGTCGTCGCGGGCCTCGGTCAACGCGGCGGCCAGCACGTCGTCGCGGGTCTCGCGCTCGGCGGTCCGCACGTCGTCCCACCACGGGTCGTCGGGGCGCTCGAGCAGGCGTGCCACGACGGCGTACCAGCGCTGCCCGCCGTCGGGCCACAGCTCCTCGGAGAGCTCGTCGTGGAAGGTGAGCTCGAGCAGGTTGCGCCACGCCACGTTGAAGTACGCCGCGCCGGGACTGTCCGCGTCCTGGCTGTGGTCCCACTCCTCCAGCACCCGCTGCCCGTCGGAGGCATAGCCCTGGGGCAGCTCCACGTCGAGGAGGTACGGCGTGAGCGTGGCGGCGAACGGGTGGTGGCGGTCCAGCTGCACGTCGAGCATGTCCTCGACCGACACCTCGCCGCCGTCGGCCAGCCGGTCGGTGAGCCGGTCACGGATCCGCTGCGCGCGGTAGCCGCGGTCCCAGTCCTCGGTGAGGTGGTAGGGGTAGCCCGGGCCGACGACCGCCTGGTTGGCGGTGACGACGAAGCCCTCGTCGGGGTCGAGCGCGAAGGGCAGCGCCGCGAACGGCACCGACGTGCCGGTCCA includes the following:
- a CDS encoding cytochrome P450 → MRWGLGHALPRTAMTLAARRGDLHARLVVHSGAGGEEFWSIAEEVRRAGPLTRSRFAHVTSSHAVVREVLGSPDLRSGVAVAPARGPLARLAEWGYADAPLGPLSPPSLLVTEPPDHTRYRKLVTRVFSARAVQDLTERTREIAERLADDLERRARTEPSLDLVPAYCALLPVTVIADILGVPAQERDVVLRLGSAAAPSLDLGLSWSRFHAVEAALRDFEAWLTHRLEQVRRAPGEDLLSQLVAAQHDDGSGGLTDTELRSTAGLVLAAGFETTVNLLGNGVALLAAHPEQRELLGQQPERWLDAVEEVLRLDPPVLLTGRVAARDTVLAGVEVPAGSVITALLAAANRDPEVFADPARFDVTRAKAREHVSFSSGRHYCLGASLARMEGQVGLETLTRRFPALTVEAGVRRPTRILRGYDMLRVALRAGCAPEVASR
- a CDS encoding TetR/AcrR family transcriptional regulator — encoded protein: MTHADPAPATSPPAEHRARLLAAMAEALRDNPFAEVTVSEVVRRARTSRRTFYQHFADRDACLVALLQDRNTQTVASIEAAIDSSLPLTEQVVQAVSAWVEEVAADPGLTLAWIREVPALGAAGRELTRMANDSFASLIARVAEEAGAGELFAARAPLALVLIGGLRELVARAAEDGDDVRQLRETAILAALSLLGAD
- the mgtA gene encoding magnesium-translocating P-type ATPase; amino-acid sequence: MGPPPRDLDTYWATPADTVLRSLEVTEAGLSAQEAARRLDEVGPNRLAEARHGSWLRTLGQQFADPVILILVFASLVSIVLRDVTDAAIILTIVALSGLLGFYQEHRASVEMQRLLALVQVHADLRRDGTDVEVAVEEVVPGDVVVLKAGDVVPGDCRMLDADALQVDQAPLTGETFPQHKHPEPVRADTVLAERHDALFLGSHVVSGRGLAVVVRTGARTELGRLSGRLEESAPTTGFERGVRGFGLLLARVTFVLGLVIFGLNLGLDRPFAESLLFSLSLAVGLTPQMLPAIVAVSLAVGARRMASERVIVRRLDAIEDFGAMDVLCTDKTGTLTEGTVRLHAALDAAGTPSEEVLALAALNAGLQGGYANPIDAAVVAARAPDPAYAAVDEVPYDFTRKRLGVLVEGPDGRRLVCKGAYDSVIGVCVPETPHAELDARFRELSDAGHRVLALAQRELPGVDTVTAEDERDLVFAGFLVLTDPPKQDAAPVLRELAAAGISVRMITGDNQRVAAHVAGEVGLDPAGLLTGAGIDRLEEDQLVSQARETQVFAEVDPAQKERIIRALRSGGATVGYLGDGINDAGALHLADVGISVDTAVDVAKSAAAIVLMDKDLAVLEHGVRLGRQTFANTLKYITTTVSANFGNVASMVVASAFLPFLPLLPRQILLLNFLSDIPSTTLAADHVDAEQLERPQRWDIGFIRDFMVLFGLLSTAFDLLTFAVLLQVFDAGSTLFRSAWFVGSTLTELAVLLVLRTRRPAYRSRPGRALLITSGVVAVVTIAIPYSTGASLLGLRPLPAAVLGSLVLITLAYVVAAEATKHSFYRAAARRAERPRPATLPPAARAMRRRLRQSAREHSG
- the sepX gene encoding divisome protein SepX/GlpR encodes the protein MNPSALIFLALAVAWAVYLVPKALKHHDEAVRSRSVERFSDTMRVLARREPVDRGSRTVLTPGRTPSAPVVAIKPSGSSTPSAPSVEVPAAAPVVLTPAQRRARREAANRAAARRRRVLVAILGANAVVIGLASFSVISWWWVAAPVAVLVAWLVACRLMVRQERGLSARVARPAAPVSAAAEESPAEPEQAPLVSATAEEADHEAPGESTEEFSVVTVTPDAETGLWDPVPVTLPTYVSKPAAARRSVRTIDLDDTGVWTSGRTDADSQIAREAADAERAERAARTEGDSQRAFGS
- a CDS encoding GNAT family N-acetyltransferase, coding for MSGARVSPSAGVAWPVRLSSGPVLLRPLSLRDRDAWREVRSRNAAWLVRWDATVPPGADARPTSYRALVRTLHRQARQGTTYPFAIDVDDRFVGQVTVNNVVRGSAQFASIGYWLDREVAGRGIMPRAVAMVIDHCFGPLGLHRIEIAIRPENSNSLRVVEKLGLHEYGLAPRYLHIDGDWRDHRLYAITREERRGSMLDRLDKS